A stretch of the Panicum virgatum strain AP13 chromosome 9N, P.virgatum_v5, whole genome shotgun sequence genome encodes the following:
- the LOC120690779 gene encoding 50S ribosomal protein L10, chloroplastic-like, with protein METSFLPTTLPTAKPLPAFRTLSTAASLRPHPRPRTSTIRAAITRGRKEETVATVREQLEGCYLLAGIKYEGLTVKQLQGIRDALPETCSLLVAKNTLVGKAIEGTPWEALKPCMKGMNAWLFVHTEEVPTALKPYRAFQKEERVEETNDFVGAVFEGKFYGPGDFKALETMPSRAEVYAKLLGALQGPATSLVTTLQAPARDVVAVLSAYVRKLEEEAGSA; from the coding sequence ATGGAGACCTCGTTCCTCCCCACCACGCTTCCCACCGCGAAGCCCCTCCCTGCGTTCCGAACCCtttccaccgccgcctcgctccgcccACACCCGCGCCCCCGCACCTCGACCATCCGCGCGGCCATCACCCGGGGCCGCAAGGAGGAGACTGTGGCCACCGTCCGCGAGCAGCTGGAGGGGTGCTACCTCCTGGCGGGCATCAAGTACGAGGGCCTAACGGTGAAGCAGCTGCAGGGCATCCGCGACGCGCTCCCCGAGACCTGCAGCCTGCTGGTGGCGAAGAACACGCTGGTGGGGAAGGCCATCGAGGGCACCCCCTGGGAGGCGCTCAAGCCGTGCATGAAGGGCATGAACGCCTGGCTCTTCGTCCACACCGAGGAGGTCCCCACCGCGCTGAAGCCCTACCGCGCCTTCCAGAAGGAGGAGCGCGTCGAGGAGACCAACGACTTCGTCGGTGCCGTCTTCGAGGGCAAGTTCTACGGGCCGGGCGACTTCAAGGCGCTCGAGACCATGCCCAGTCGTGCCGAGGTGTACGCCAAGCTGCTCGGCGCGCTGCAGGGCCCCGCTACGTCCCTCGTCACCACACTGCAGGCGCCCGCCAGGGACGTCGTCGCCGTGCTCTCCGCCTACGTGCGTAAGCTCGAGGAGGAGGCTGGCTCAGCATAG
- the LOC120690207 gene encoding two-component response regulator-like PRR73 isoform X1 has protein sequence MGSACQAGLDGPHKDVRGIANVATENGHHGAEADADEWREKEEDLPNGHSAPPGAQQLDEQKEQQTILWERFLPVKTLRVLLVENDDSTRQVVSALLRKCCYEVIPAENGLHAWQHLEDLQNNIDLVLTEVFMPRLSGIGLLSKITSHKVCKDIPVIMMSSNDSMSMVFKCLSKGAVDFLVKPLRKNELKNLWQHVWRRCHSSSGSGSESGIQTQKCAKPNTGDKYENNSNSNHDDDEDDDLSVRLNARDGSDNGSGTQSSWTKRAVEIDSPQPMSPDQLVDPPDSTCAQVIHPKSEICSNKWLPGANKRNSKKKKENKDESMGKYLEIGAPRNSSVEYQSSLNDTSVNPTGKRHEIHIPQFKSKKKVMADDDCTNMMSEPNTETADLISSIARNTEGQQAVQVADAPGCPSRIPDGNDKNHDSHIQVTPHELGLKRLKTNGATTEIHDERNILRRSDLSAFTRYHTSVASNQGGARFGESSSPQDNSSEAVKTDSTCKMKSNSDAPPIKQGSNGSSNNNDMGSSTKNVVAKPSGNRERVTSPSAVKSTQHTSAFHPMPHQTSPANVVGKDKTDEGISTAVKVGQTEGPQSCVQHHHHVHYYLHVMAQKQTSIDHGSSDAQCGSSNVFDPPVEGHAANYSVNGAVSVGHNGCNGQNGSSAAAPNIARPNMECVNGTMSKNMAGGGSVSGSGNDMYQNRFPQREAALNKFRLKRKDRNFGKKVRYQSRKRLAEQRPRVRGQFVRQSGQEDQAGQDSEG, from the exons ATGGGTAGCGCCTGCCAAGCTGGCTTGGATGGGCCTCACAAGGATGTGAGAGGGATCGCAAATGTTGCCACTGAGAATGGCCACCATGGGGCCGAGGCTGATGCGGATGAAtggagagaaaaagaagaggacTTGCCCAATGGGCACAGTGCGCCACCGGGCGCACAGCAGTTGGATGAGCAGAAGGAGCAACAGACTATTCTGTGGGAGAGGTTCCTCCCTGTGAAGACACTGAGAGTCTTGCTGGTGGAGAACGATGACTCTACTCGTCAGGTGGTCAGTGCCCTGCTCCGTAAGTGCTGCTATGAAG TTATCCCTGCTGAAAATGGCTTACATGCATGGCAACATCTTGAAGACCTGCAGAACAACATTGACCTTGTATTGACTGAGGTTTTCATGCCTCGTCTATCTGGCATCGGTCTGCTTAGCAAAATCACTAGTCACAAAGTCTGCAAGGACATTCCTGTGATTA TGATGTCTTCGAATGACTCTATGAGTATGGTGTTTAAGTGTTTGTCAAAGGGAGCAGTTGACTTCTTAGTAAAGCCACTACGGAAGAATGAGCTTAAGAACCTTTGGCAGCACGTTTGGAGGCGGTGTCACAGT TCCAGTGGTAGTGGAAGTGAAAGTGGCATCCAGACACAAAAGTGTGCCAAACCAAATACTGGTGACAAGTATGAGAACAACAGTAACAGCAATCATGATGATGACGAAGATGATGACTTGAGTGTCAGACTCAATGCTAGGGATGGAAGTGATAATGGCAGTGGTACTCAA AGTTCATGGACAAAGCGTGCTGTGGAGATTGACAGTCCACAACCCATGTCTCCTGATCAGCTAGTTGATCCACCTGATAGTACATGTGCACAAGTAATTCACCCCAAATCTGAGATATGCAGTAACAAGTGGTTACCAGGTGCAAACAAAAGGAAtagcaagaaaaagaaggagaatAAAG ATGAATCTATGGGGAAATATTTAGAAATAGGTGCTCCTAGGAATTCGAGTGTAGAATATCAATCATCTCTCAATGATACCTCTGTTAATCCAACAGGAAAAAGACATGAGATTCACATTCCTCAATTCAAATCTAAAAAGAAAGTGATGGCAGATGATGATTGCACAAACATGATGAGTGAACCAAATACTGAAACGGCTGATTTGATTAGCTCAATAGCCAGAAATACAGAAGGCCAGCAAGCAGTACAAGTTGCTGATGCACCTGGTTGCCCTTCCAGAATACCCGATGGAAATGATAAGAATCATGATTCCCATATCCAAGTGACACCACATGAGTTGGGTTTGAAGAGATTGAAAACAAATGGAGCTACCACGGAAATCCATGATGAGCGAAATATTCTGAGAAGATCAGATTTGTCAGCCTTCACCAG GTACCATACATCTGTGGCTTCCAATCAAGGTGGAGCAAGATTTGGGGAAAGCTCTTCACCGCAAGATAACAGTTCTGAGGCTGTTAAAACGGACTCTACCTGCAAGATGAAGTCAAATTCAGATGCTCCTCCAATAAAGCAGGGCTCCAATGGCAGTAGCAACAACAATGACATGGGCTCCAGTACAAAGAATGTTGTCGCAAAGCCTTCGGGTAACAGGGAGAGAGTAACATCACCATCAGCTGTCAAATCTACTCAACATACCTCAGCATTCCATCCTATGCCACACCAAACATCACCAGCTAATGTAGTTGGGAAAGACAAAACTGATGAAGGAATTTCCACTGCAGTGAAAGTGGGCCAGACAGAGGGACCACAAAGCTGTGTGCAACATCATCATCACGTACACTACTACCTCCATGTTATGGCACAGAAACAGACATCAATTGACCATGGATCATCAGACGCTCAGTGTGGTTCATCCAATGTGTTTGATCCTCCTGTTGAAGGACACGCTGCAAACTACAGTGTGAATGGAGCTGTCTCTGTTGGTCACAATGGGTGCAATGGGCAGAATGGAAGTAGCGCTGCTGCACCCAATATCGCAAGACCAAACATGGAGTGTGTTAATGGTACCATGAGCAAAAATATGGCTGGAGGTGGTAGTGTAAGCGGAAGTGGCAATGACATGTATCAGAATCGGTTCCCTCAACGAGAAGCTGCATTGAACAAATTCAGATTGAAGCGGAAAGATCGGAACTTCGGTAAAAAG GTTCGATACCAAAGCAGGAAGAGGCTGGCTGAGCAGCGGCCACGGGTCCGTGGGCAGTTTGTGCGACAATCTGGACAAGAAGATCAAGCAGGCCAAGATTCAGAGGGATGA
- the LOC120690207 gene encoding two-component response regulator-like PRR73 isoform X2: MGSACQAGLDGPHKDVRGIANVATENGHHGAEADADEWREKEEDLPNGHSAPPGAQQLDEQKEQQTILWERFLPVKTLRVLLVENDDSTRQVVSALLRKCCYEDLQNNIDLVLTEVFMPRLSGIGLLSKITSHKVCKDIPVIMMSSNDSMSMVFKCLSKGAVDFLVKPLRKNELKNLWQHVWRRCHSSSGSGSESGIQTQKCAKPNTGDKYENNSNSNHDDDEDDDLSVRLNARDGSDNGSGTQSSWTKRAVEIDSPQPMSPDQLVDPPDSTCAQVIHPKSEICSNKWLPGANKRNSKKKKENKDESMGKYLEIGAPRNSSVEYQSSLNDTSVNPTGKRHEIHIPQFKSKKKVMADDDCTNMMSEPNTETADLISSIARNTEGQQAVQVADAPGCPSRIPDGNDKNHDSHIQVTPHELGLKRLKTNGATTEIHDERNILRRSDLSAFTRYHTSVASNQGGARFGESSSPQDNSSEAVKTDSTCKMKSNSDAPPIKQGSNGSSNNNDMGSSTKNVVAKPSGNRERVTSPSAVKSTQHTSAFHPMPHQTSPANVVGKDKTDEGISTAVKVGQTEGPQSCVQHHHHVHYYLHVMAQKQTSIDHGSSDAQCGSSNVFDPPVEGHAANYSVNGAVSVGHNGCNGQNGSSAAAPNIARPNMECVNGTMSKNMAGGGSVSGSGNDMYQNRFPQREAALNKFRLKRKDRNFGKKVRYQSRKRLAEQRPRVRGQFVRQSGQEDQAGQDSEG, from the exons ATGGGTAGCGCCTGCCAAGCTGGCTTGGATGGGCCTCACAAGGATGTGAGAGGGATCGCAAATGTTGCCACTGAGAATGGCCACCATGGGGCCGAGGCTGATGCGGATGAAtggagagaaaaagaagaggacTTGCCCAATGGGCACAGTGCGCCACCGGGCGCACAGCAGTTGGATGAGCAGAAGGAGCAACAGACTATTCTGTGGGAGAGGTTCCTCCCTGTGAAGACACTGAGAGTCTTGCTGGTGGAGAACGATGACTCTACTCGTCAGGTGGTCAGTGCCCTGCTCCGTAAGTGCTGCTATGAAG ACCTGCAGAACAACATTGACCTTGTATTGACTGAGGTTTTCATGCCTCGTCTATCTGGCATCGGTCTGCTTAGCAAAATCACTAGTCACAAAGTCTGCAAGGACATTCCTGTGATTA TGATGTCTTCGAATGACTCTATGAGTATGGTGTTTAAGTGTTTGTCAAAGGGAGCAGTTGACTTCTTAGTAAAGCCACTACGGAAGAATGAGCTTAAGAACCTTTGGCAGCACGTTTGGAGGCGGTGTCACAGT TCCAGTGGTAGTGGAAGTGAAAGTGGCATCCAGACACAAAAGTGTGCCAAACCAAATACTGGTGACAAGTATGAGAACAACAGTAACAGCAATCATGATGATGACGAAGATGATGACTTGAGTGTCAGACTCAATGCTAGGGATGGAAGTGATAATGGCAGTGGTACTCAA AGTTCATGGACAAAGCGTGCTGTGGAGATTGACAGTCCACAACCCATGTCTCCTGATCAGCTAGTTGATCCACCTGATAGTACATGTGCACAAGTAATTCACCCCAAATCTGAGATATGCAGTAACAAGTGGTTACCAGGTGCAAACAAAAGGAAtagcaagaaaaagaaggagaatAAAG ATGAATCTATGGGGAAATATTTAGAAATAGGTGCTCCTAGGAATTCGAGTGTAGAATATCAATCATCTCTCAATGATACCTCTGTTAATCCAACAGGAAAAAGACATGAGATTCACATTCCTCAATTCAAATCTAAAAAGAAAGTGATGGCAGATGATGATTGCACAAACATGATGAGTGAACCAAATACTGAAACGGCTGATTTGATTAGCTCAATAGCCAGAAATACAGAAGGCCAGCAAGCAGTACAAGTTGCTGATGCACCTGGTTGCCCTTCCAGAATACCCGATGGAAATGATAAGAATCATGATTCCCATATCCAAGTGACACCACATGAGTTGGGTTTGAAGAGATTGAAAACAAATGGAGCTACCACGGAAATCCATGATGAGCGAAATATTCTGAGAAGATCAGATTTGTCAGCCTTCACCAG GTACCATACATCTGTGGCTTCCAATCAAGGTGGAGCAAGATTTGGGGAAAGCTCTTCACCGCAAGATAACAGTTCTGAGGCTGTTAAAACGGACTCTACCTGCAAGATGAAGTCAAATTCAGATGCTCCTCCAATAAAGCAGGGCTCCAATGGCAGTAGCAACAACAATGACATGGGCTCCAGTACAAAGAATGTTGTCGCAAAGCCTTCGGGTAACAGGGAGAGAGTAACATCACCATCAGCTGTCAAATCTACTCAACATACCTCAGCATTCCATCCTATGCCACACCAAACATCACCAGCTAATGTAGTTGGGAAAGACAAAACTGATGAAGGAATTTCCACTGCAGTGAAAGTGGGCCAGACAGAGGGACCACAAAGCTGTGTGCAACATCATCATCACGTACACTACTACCTCCATGTTATGGCACAGAAACAGACATCAATTGACCATGGATCATCAGACGCTCAGTGTGGTTCATCCAATGTGTTTGATCCTCCTGTTGAAGGACACGCTGCAAACTACAGTGTGAATGGAGCTGTCTCTGTTGGTCACAATGGGTGCAATGGGCAGAATGGAAGTAGCGCTGCTGCACCCAATATCGCAAGACCAAACATGGAGTGTGTTAATGGTACCATGAGCAAAAATATGGCTGGAGGTGGTAGTGTAAGCGGAAGTGGCAATGACATGTATCAGAATCGGTTCCCTCAACGAGAAGCTGCATTGAACAAATTCAGATTGAAGCGGAAAGATCGGAACTTCGGTAAAAAG GTTCGATACCAAAGCAGGAAGAGGCTGGCTGAGCAGCGGCCACGGGTCCGTGGGCAGTTTGTGCGACAATCTGGACAAGAAGATCAAGCAGGCCAAGATTCAGAGGGATGA
- the LOC120690208 gene encoding elongator complex protein 6-like isoform X1 — translation MEEYGGGDLLSEAMGSAARVVVVEDCVEAPGAFVLHLLLKRALAGGGAAAFLALAQPFTHYDRILRKMGCNLSLHRRNERLHFFELQAFPGGAREGAIADCFVRLYSEIQRVVEATRTGENAGQFTIMLDDVSLLEVAAHGSVDNVLDFLYYCVTLTSEMNCSLVILIHEDIYAVEENMGLLLHLRHIADLVVKAAPLSTGLAADVHGQLSVINKGTFSEQRAKAQKVWSFHFKVKENGTDFFYPGSRH, via the exons ATGGAGGAGTACGGAGGGGGAGACCTCCTGAGCGAGGCGATGGGCTCTGCGGcgcgggtggtggtggtagAGGACTGCGTGGAGGCCCCCGGGGCCTtcgtcctccacctcctcctcaagCGCGCGCTCGCCGGAGGCGGGGCAGCTGCCTTCCTCGCCCTCGCGCAGCCCTTCACCCATTACGACCGCATCCTGCGCAAGATG GGATGTAACCTTTCCCTGCATAGAAGGAATGAGAGGCTTCATTTCTTCGAATTGCAAGCATTCCCAG GTGGAGCAAGGGAGGGTGCCATTGCTGATTGTTTTGTTCGACTGTACAGTGAAATTCAAAGAGTGGTGGAGGCAACCAGGACCGGAGAAAATGCAGGCCAATTTACCATCATGTTAGACGATGTTTCACTTTTGGAAGTTGCAGCCCATGGTTCCGTAGACAATGTGCTGGACTTCTTGTATTATTGTGTGACACTTACATCTGAGATG AATTGCTCCCTGGTGATCCTCATCCACGAGGATATATATGCGGTTGAGGAGAACATGGGTCTCCTTTTACATCTGCGCCACATTGCAGATCTTGTGGTTAAAGCAGCACCTTTGAGCACAGGTTTGGCTGCTGATGTTCATGGACAG CTTTCTGTGATCAACAAGGGTACGTTCAGCGAGCAAAGGGCAAAAGCGCAGAAAGTATGGAGCTTCCATTTCAAAGTGAAGGAGAATGGTACCGACTTCTTCTATCCAGGGAGCAGACACTAG
- the LOC120690208 gene encoding elongator complex protein 6-like isoform X2, translated as MEEYGGGDLLSEAMGSAARVVVVEDCVEAPGAFVLHLLLKRALAGGGAAAFLALAQPFTHYDRILRKMGCNLSLHRRNERLHFFELQAFPGGAREGAIADCFVRLYSEIQRVVEATRTGENAGQFTIMLDDVSLLEVAAHGSVDNVLDFLYYCVTLTSEMNCSLVILIHEDIYAVEENMGLLLHLRHIADLVVKAAPLSTGLAADVHGQALRCLCSFL; from the exons ATGGAGGAGTACGGAGGGGGAGACCTCCTGAGCGAGGCGATGGGCTCTGCGGcgcgggtggtggtggtagAGGACTGCGTGGAGGCCCCCGGGGCCTtcgtcctccacctcctcctcaagCGCGCGCTCGCCGGAGGCGGGGCAGCTGCCTTCCTCGCCCTCGCGCAGCCCTTCACCCATTACGACCGCATCCTGCGCAAGATG GGATGTAACCTTTCCCTGCATAGAAGGAATGAGAGGCTTCATTTCTTCGAATTGCAAGCATTCCCAG GTGGAGCAAGGGAGGGTGCCATTGCTGATTGTTTTGTTCGACTGTACAGTGAAATTCAAAGAGTGGTGGAGGCAACCAGGACCGGAGAAAATGCAGGCCAATTTACCATCATGTTAGACGATGTTTCACTTTTGGAAGTTGCAGCCCATGGTTCCGTAGACAATGTGCTGGACTTCTTGTATTATTGTGTGACACTTACATCTGAGATG AATTGCTCCCTGGTGATCCTCATCCACGAGGATATATATGCGGTTGAGGAGAACATGGGTCTCCTTTTACATCTGCGCCACATTGCAGATCTTGTGGTTAAAGCAGCACCTTTGAGCACAGGTTTGGCTGCTGATGTTCATGGACAG GCATTGAGATGTCTCTGCAGCTTTCTGTGA